One Punica granatum isolate Tunisia-2019 chromosome 3, ASM765513v2, whole genome shotgun sequence genomic window carries:
- the LOC116199970 gene encoding O-fucosyltransferase 36-like: protein MDRDPLSSDEEDDRQTLIHQNDTKPSSTPPRRSHSAFDVEDFPSRVPIRRFNISLKRRYLMAIVLPLLIVVLYLFTDIRSIFASKFPTLKLGSLDNRMRESELRALYLLKQQQLGLLAMWNRTLGPSASQNSSLSGANSSEAKQNDRFLEDYRSAVLRQISLNKEIQDVLLLPHQSGNSSLEIGGSDSGDPSFSGLGLDRCKKVDQRFSERKTIEWKPKSDKFLFAICLSGQMSNHLICLEKHMFFAALLNRVLVIPSSKVDYQYNRVLDIDHINQCLGRKVVMTFEDFSDIKKNHLHIDRFICYFSLPQHCYVDVDHVKKLKGLGISMGKLESPWVEDVKKPNKRTIQDVQAKFSSNDDVIAIGDVFFADVEQELVMQPGGPLAHKCKTLIEPSRLIMLTAQRFIQTFLGKDYAALHFRRHGFLKFCNVKSPSCFYPIPQAADCISRLVEKANTPVIYLSTDAAESETGLLQSLIVANGRVVPLVKRPARNSAEKWDALLYRHGLDGDSQVEAMLDKTICAMSTVFIGASGSTFTEDILRLRKDWGSASVCDGYLCQGEEPSFIADNE, encoded by the exons ATGGACCGAGACCCCTTGTCCTCCGACGAGGAGGACGACCGCCAAACTCTTATTCACCAGAATGACACCAAACCCAGCTCCACCCCTCCCCgcagatcccattccgcattCGACGTCGAAGACTTCCCCTCCCGGGTCCCCATTCGCCGGTTCAATATCTCCCTCAAGCGACGGTACCTCATGGCGATTGTGCTCCCGCTCCTGATCGTGGTCCTTTACCTCTTCACCGACATCCGCAGCATCTTCGCTTCGAAGTTCCCGACGTTAAAGCTCGGGTCTCTCGACAATCGCATGAGGGAGTCCGAGCTCCGGGCTCTGTATTTGttgaagcagcagcagctggGTCTTCTGGCAATGTGGAATCGGACGTTAGGTCCCTCGGCTAGTCAAAATTCTAGCTTGAGTGGTGCGAATTCGAGTGAAGCCAAACAGAATGATCGGTTCTTGGAGGATTACAGGTCTGCTGTGCTCAGGCAGATTTCTTTGAATAAGGAAATTCAGGATGTTCTGTTATTGCCGCATCAATCGGGGAATTCGTCGCTGGAGATAGGTGGCAGTGACTCGGGCGACCCGAGCTTCAGTGGGTTAGGTTTGGATAGATGTAAGAAGGTGGATCAGAGGTTTTCGGAGAGAAAGACCATTGAGTGGAAGCCGAAATCGGATAAGTTCTTGTTCGcgatttgtctgtcaggtcaAATGTCGAACCACCTGATCTGCCTTGAGAAGCACATGTTCTTCGCGGCCCTGCTTAACAGGGTTCTGGTCATTCCTAGCTCAAAAGTAGATTACCAGTACAACAGGGTGTTGGACATTGATCATATAAACCAATGCTTGGGAAGGAAGGTTGTTATGACATTCGAGGATTTCTCAGACATTAAGAAGAACCACTTACACATCGATCGGTTCATCTGTTATTTCTCGTTGCCGCAGCATTGTTATGTGGACGTTGACCATGTTAAGAAGTTGAAGGGGTTGGGGATCTCGATGGGGAAGCTCGAGTCTCCTTGGGTTGAGGATGTGAAGAAGCCCAATAAGAGGACGATTCAGGATGTTCAGGCGAAGTTCTCGTCTAATGATGATGTTATCGCTATCGGAGATGTTTTCTTTGCTGATGTGGAGCAAGAGCTGGTGATGCAGCCCGGTGGCCCACTTGCTCACAAGTGCAAGACTTTAATCGAACCCAGTCGGCTTATAATGCTCACTGCGCAGCGGTTCATTCAGACGTTCTTGGGGAAGGATTATGCTGCTCTCCATTTTCGGAGACATGGGTTTTTGAAGTTCTG CAATGTTAAAAGCCCAAGTTGTTTCTACCCAATTCCTCAAGCTGCTGACTGCATTAGCCGGCTGGTTGAGAAGGCTAATACACCGGTCATATACCTTTCCACGGATGCAGCAGAAAGTGAAACTGGTCTGCTTCAGTCACTGATTGTGGCGAATGGTAGGGTTGTGCCCCTGGTGAAGCGACCTGCTCGTAATTCGGCTGAGAAATGGGACGCTTTGTTGTATAGGCATGGCCTTGATGGAGACTCCCAG GTGGAAGCTATGCTAGACAAGACGATCTGTGCCATGTCTACCGTCTTCATTGGAGCATCAGGTTCGACGTTCACTGAGGATATACTTCG